In Alloyangia pacifica, the following proteins share a genomic window:
- the pdxA gene encoding 4-hydroxythreonine-4-phosphate dehydrogenase PdxA — MSAARALPIALSCGEPAGIGPELAEACWAELGASLPFFWIGEPRHLPGTVPHVRIEHPSEAADVAARGLPVLTQEFPGPRVPGVPQPAQAASVVASIERGVQLCQSGEAAALCTLPISKQALAEGCGFAFPGHTEFLAHLGNVPEVVMMLACPQLKVVPATIHIALEDVPQALDAALLEARLRITHDAMAGFGIAHPRIAVAGLNPHAGEGGRMGRQEIEMIAPLLERLRTEGMELLGPLPADTMFHAAARARYDVAVCMYHDQALIPVKTLGFDEGVNVTLGLPFVRTSPDHGTAFDIAGKGLANPSSTLAALRMAAELSAGVARG; from the coding sequence ATGAGCGCGGCCCGGGCCCTGCCGATCGCGCTCTCCTGCGGCGAGCCCGCGGGCATTGGCCCTGAACTGGCCGAGGCCTGCTGGGCCGAGCTTGGCGCTTCGCTGCCCTTCTTCTGGATCGGCGAGCCGCGTCACCTGCCCGGCACCGTCCCGCACGTGCGGATCGAGCATCCCTCCGAGGCCGCCGACGTCGCGGCCCGCGGCCTGCCGGTTCTGACGCAGGAGTTCCCCGGCCCCCGCGTGCCGGGCGTGCCGCAACCGGCGCAGGCGGCGAGCGTGGTGGCCTCGATCGAGCGAGGCGTGCAGCTCTGCCAGTCCGGAGAGGCTGCGGCGCTCTGCACCCTGCCGATCTCGAAGCAGGCGCTGGCCGAGGGCTGCGGCTTCGCCTTCCCCGGTCACACCGAGTTCCTCGCCCATCTCGGGAACGTGCCCGAGGTCGTGATGATGCTCGCCTGCCCCCAGCTGAAGGTTGTGCCCGCCACCATCCACATTGCCCTCGAGGACGTGCCGCAGGCGCTCGACGCGGCGCTGCTCGAGGCGCGACTGAGGATCACCCATGATGCCATGGCGGGCTTTGGCATCGCCCACCCGCGCATCGCGGTCGCCGGTCTCAACCCGCACGCCGGCGAAGGCGGGCGCATGGGACGGCAGGAAATCGAGATGATCGCGCCGCTTCTCGAACGGCTGCGCACCGAAGGCATGGAGCTTCTCGGCCCTCTGCCCGCCGACACGATGTTTCACGCCGCGGCCCGCGCCCGCTACGACGTGGCGGTCTGCATGTACCACGACCAGGCGCTGATCCCGGTCAAGACGCTGGGCTTCGACGAGGGGGTCAACGTCACCCTCGGTCTGCCCTTCGTGCGCACCTCACCCGACCATGGCACCGCCTTCGACATCGCGGGCAAAGGGCTCGCCAATCCCTCCTCGACGCTGGCGGCGCTGCGCATGGCCGCCGAGCTTTCGGCTGGCGTGGCACGGGGGTAA
- the rsmA gene encoding 16S rRNA (adenine(1518)-N(6)/adenine(1519)-N(6))-dimethyltransferase RsmA produces MSGIDGLPPLREVIATHQLSAKKSLGQNFLLDLNLTAKIARAAGDLSGMDVLEVGPGPGGLTRGLLAEGARRVLAVEKDARCLPALDEIARHYEGRLEVINGDALQVDPLEKLTPPIAICANLPYNVGTELLVRWLTPTDWPPFWSTLTLMFQREVAERIVAQPGSKAYGRLALLAQWRCEARIVISLPPSAFTPPPKVSSAVVHLKALPEPRYPADAKTLERVVAMAFNQRRKMLRAALKGLAPDIEEKLLAAGIEPTERAEQVSLEQFCALARVLKG; encoded by the coding sequence ATGAGCGGGATCGACGGCCTTCCTCCGCTGCGCGAGGTGATCGCGACGCATCAGCTCAGCGCCAAGAAGTCGCTGGGCCAGAACTTCCTGCTCGACCTCAACCTGACTGCCAAGATTGCACGGGCGGCGGGGGATCTGTCGGGCATGGACGTGCTGGAGGTTGGCCCCGGCCCGGGCGGTCTTACGCGCGGGCTGCTTGCCGAGGGCGCGCGCCGGGTGCTCGCGGTCGAGAAGGACGCGCGCTGTCTGCCGGCGCTCGACGAAATCGCGCGGCACTACGAGGGCCGGCTCGAGGTGATCAACGGCGATGCGCTGCAGGTCGACCCGCTCGAGAAGCTGACCCCGCCGATCGCGATCTGCGCCAACCTGCCCTACAACGTTGGCACCGAGCTTCTGGTGCGCTGGCTGACCCCGACCGACTGGCCGCCCTTCTGGTCGACGCTGACGCTGATGTTCCAGCGCGAGGTCGCCGAGCGCATCGTGGCGCAGCCCGGCTCCAAGGCCTATGGTCGTCTGGCGCTGCTGGCGCAATGGCGCTGCGAGGCCCGCATCGTGATCAGCTTGCCGCCCTCGGCCTTCACCCCGCCGCCCAAGGTCTCTTCGGCCGTGGTGCATCTCAAGGCCCTGCCCGAGCCGCGCTACCCCGCCGACGCCAAGACGCTGGAGCGGGTCGTCGCCATGGCCTTCAACCAGCGCCGCAAGATGCTGCGCGCCGCGCTCAAGGGGCTGGCACCGGACATCGAGGAGAAACTGCTGGCGGCGGGCATCGAGCCCACCGAGCGCGCCGAGCAGGTCTCGCTCGAGCAATTCTGCGCACTGGCACGCGTGCTGAAGGGCTGA
- the lptG gene encoding LPS export ABC transporter permease LptG — protein MILHFYFARRFLRFFLAIALIFALFFFLVDLVEQLRKFGDEVSFGQVVHMTLLNLPGGTYSILPLVTILAAISMCISLARSSELVVSRAAGRSGLAALMGPVGVALVIAGLAVGMLNPIVAATSKRAADLEQEWDSDGGSVLSIGAEGLWLRQGADGAQTVIRASRTNPDATVLFDVSFVSYAPGGGPEQRIIAERAELEAGDWVLTKAKVWPLGDVGNPEQSAQTFDEMRLPSNLTQDGIRDRFGQPSAIPIWELPAFIRGLEEAGFSARRHIVWLQSELAQPIFLVAMVLVAAGFTMRPARLANTGLSVLAAVMLGFGLYYVRNFAQILGENGQLNPMLAAWVPPVAALLLALGLVLQMEEG, from the coding sequence ATGATCCTGCATTTCTACTTCGCCCGGCGTTTCCTGCGGTTCTTCCTCGCCATCGCGCTGATCTTCGCGCTGTTCTTCTTCCTCGTCGATCTGGTCGAGCAGCTGCGCAAGTTCGGCGATGAGGTGAGCTTCGGGCAGGTCGTTCACATGACCCTTCTGAACCTGCCCGGCGGCACCTATTCGATCCTGCCGCTGGTGACGATCCTTGCCGCCATCTCCATGTGCATCTCGCTGGCGCGCAGCTCCGAACTGGTGGTCAGCCGCGCCGCCGGGCGCTCGGGACTCGCCGCGCTGATGGGGCCGGTGGGCGTGGCGCTGGTGATCGCCGGGCTCGCGGTGGGCATGCTCAACCCGATCGTGGCCGCCACCTCGAAGCGCGCGGCCGATCTCGAACAGGAATGGGACAGCGACGGCGGCTCGGTGCTGTCGATCGGCGCCGAGGGGCTCTGGCTGCGGCAGGGCGCCGACGGCGCGCAGACCGTCATCCGTGCCAGCCGCACCAACCCCGATGCCACGGTGCTCTTCGACGTGAGCTTCGTCAGCTACGCCCCCGGAGGCGGCCCCGAGCAGCGGATCATCGCCGAGCGCGCCGAGCTCGAGGCCGGAGACTGGGTGCTGACAAAGGCCAAGGTCTGGCCGCTGGGCGATGTCGGCAACCCCGAGCAATCCGCCCAGACCTTCGACGAGATGCGCCTGCCCTCGAACCTGACGCAGGACGGGATCCGCGACCGTTTCGGCCAGCCCTCGGCGATCCCCATCTGGGAGCTGCCAGCCTTCATCCGCGGGCTGGAAGAGGCCGGCTTCTCGGCCCGCCGCCACATCGTCTGGCTACAGTCCGAGCTGGCCCAGCCGATCTTCCTCGTGGCGATGGTGCTCGTCGCCGCGGGCTTCACCATGCGCCCGGCGCGGCTGGCCAACACCGGCCTGTCGGTGCTTGCTGCGGTGATGCTCGGCTTCGGGCTTTACTACGTGCGGAACTTCGCGCAGATCCTCGGCGAGAATGGCCAGCTCAACCCGATGCTGGCCGCGTGGGTGCCGCCCGTCGCCGCGCTTCTGTTGGCCCTCGGGCTGGTGCTCCAGATGGAGGAAGGATGA
- a CDS encoding LPS-assembly protein LptD, protein MTPQTRLLAAALALSLPLSAALPLPLRAQTSTTTAPAEGQGPAILVADEVFVENGNRLIAQGNVEALQDGTRLAASRIVYDQKAGTLHIEGPVRITDASGNLLLAESAELEEGLRDGILTGARMVMEEQLQLAAVEARRAEGRFTQLSRVAVSSCQVCGADEVPLWSIRADRVVHDQEAQQIYFEGAQLRVLDVPILWVPSLRLPDPTLERTRGFLVPSYRTTTLLGFGVKVPYFIPIGDHQDVTLTPYISPVTKTLETRYRRAFANGDIELNGALTRDTLTTDETRGYLFAEGNFGLRNEFQLDFDLKMVSDEAYLNDYDYDDLDRLDSTIEISRARSDDLLRLGLSHYQSLRASEKDALLPSWIFDSTYEKRFFPGGRLGGELRLGTEVHGHYRTSSRDIDGRDVARLTAEASWRRRWTLDGGLRFGLTTELWFDRYAYRQDSSSDSDVSRAMGGTALELRWPLVRHDAGGGHTLLEPVMQYGLVGGTRVNIVADESTRVEFDEANLLALSRFPAADRREHGQTLATGLRWLHEAPEGWRAGMTLGRVWQDEADPDFSQSSGLDSQLSDWLVAAGFSNDTGLTISARGLLAGISDLTKAEARVDWSNDWIDLGASYLFLVQDAAEERDETQSEWSLEGSYRFATNWTGSAEWRYDLADQRLDRAGMGLQYRNECVQVDFSVTRKYASSTNLEPSTDYGLSVALTGFGTSESAKEYRRTCK, encoded by the coding sequence ATGACCCCCCAGACCCGACTGCTCGCGGCGGCCTTGGCCCTGAGCCTGCCACTCAGCGCCGCGCTGCCCCTGCCGCTGCGCGCCCAGACCAGCACCACGACCGCCCCCGCTGAGGGCCAGGGCCCGGCGATCCTCGTCGCCGACGAGGTCTTTGTCGAGAATGGCAACCGGCTGATCGCGCAGGGCAATGTCGAGGCGCTGCAGGATGGCACGCGGCTGGCGGCAAGCCGGATCGTCTACGACCAGAAAGCCGGAACCCTGCATATCGAGGGGCCCGTGCGGATCACCGACGCCTCGGGCAACCTGTTGCTGGCCGAAAGCGCAGAGCTGGAAGAGGGCCTGCGCGACGGCATCCTCACCGGCGCGCGCATGGTCATGGAAGAGCAGCTCCAGCTCGCCGCCGTCGAGGCGCGCCGGGCCGAGGGGCGCTTCACCCAGCTCAGCCGCGTCGCGGTCAGCTCCTGCCAGGTTTGCGGCGCCGACGAGGTCCCGCTGTGGTCGATCCGCGCCGACCGGGTGGTGCATGATCAGGAGGCGCAGCAGATCTACTTCGAGGGCGCGCAGCTGCGGGTGCTCGACGTGCCGATCCTCTGGGTCCCGAGCCTGCGCCTGCCCGACCCCACGCTCGAACGGACCCGCGGCTTCCTGGTTCCTTCGTACCGCACGACCACCCTACTCGGCTTCGGCGTGAAGGTCCCCTATTTCATCCCGATCGGCGATCATCAGGACGTCACGCTCACCCCCTATATCTCACCGGTCACAAAGACGCTCGAGACGCGCTACCGCCGCGCCTTCGCCAACGGCGATATCGAGCTCAACGGCGCGCTGACCCGCGACACGCTGACCACCGACGAGACCCGCGGCTACCTCTTCGCCGAGGGCAATTTCGGCCTGCGCAACGAGTTCCAGCTCGACTTCGACCTCAAGATGGTCAGCGACGAGGCCTATCTCAACGATTACGACTACGACGACCTCGACCGTCTCGACAGCACGATCGAGATTTCGCGGGCGCGCTCGGATGACCTGCTGCGGCTCGGGCTGTCGCACTACCAGTCGCTGCGCGCCTCGGAAAAGGATGCGCTGCTGCCGTCGTGGATCTTTGACAGCACCTACGAGAAGCGCTTCTTCCCCGGCGGACGGCTCGGCGGCGAGCTGCGGCTCGGCACCGAGGTGCACGGGCACTACCGCACCTCTTCCAGGGACATCGACGGGCGCGACGTGGCCCGGCTCACCGCCGAGGCGAGCTGGCGCCGGCGCTGGACGCTCGACGGCGGGCTGCGCTTCGGGCTGACCACCGAGCTGTGGTTCGACCGTTACGCCTACCGGCAGGACAGCAGCTCGGACAGCGATGTGTCGCGCGCTATGGGCGGCACCGCGCTCGAGCTGCGCTGGCCGCTGGTCCGCCACGACGCGGGTGGCGGCCACACGCTGCTCGAGCCGGTGATGCAATACGGGCTGGTGGGCGGCACGCGAGTCAACATCGTCGCCGACGAGAGCACCCGCGTCGAATTCGACGAGGCCAATCTTTTGGCGCTTTCGCGCTTTCCCGCCGCCGACCGGCGCGAGCACGGCCAGACCCTTGCCACCGGCCTGCGCTGGCTGCACGAGGCGCCCGAGGGCTGGCGCGCCGGGATGACCCTGGGCCGCGTCTGGCAGGACGAGGCAGACCCGGACTTCAGCCAGTCCTCCGGTCTCGACAGCCAGCTGTCGGACTGGCTCGTCGCCGCCGGCTTCAGCAATGACACCGGGCTGACCATCTCGGCGCGCGGACTGCTCGCCGGGATCAGCGATCTCACCAAGGCAGAAGCGCGGGTCGACTGGTCCAACGACTGGATCGATCTCGGCGCCTCCTACCTCTTCCTGGTGCAGGACGCCGCCGAGGAACGCGACGAGACCCAGTCGGAATGGTCGCTCGAAGGCAGCTACCGTTTCGCCACCAATTGGACCGGCTCGGCGGAATGGCGCTACGACCTTGCCGATCAACGGCTTGACCGCGCGGGCATGGGCCTGCAATACCGCAATGAATGCGTCCAGGTCGACTTCTCGGTGACGCGCAAGTACGCGTCCTCGACCAACCTGGAACCGTCCACCGATTACGGCCTCTCCGTGGCGCTGACTGGCTTCGGCACCTCGGAAAGCGCCAAGGAGTATCGACGCACATGCAAGTGA
- a CDS encoding peptidylprolyl isomerase, translating to MQVIPSRFLRAVVCAAGLALAPAALLAQGLFSPAILVDEMVITNYEIQQRARMIEVLNSGSDPMKLAREQLVDDRLRLQAAKDAGIDPSAEEVTDGMAEFAQRGNLSLEQFVGVLGQNGVDEQTFRDFVTAGLSWRQLVQVRFQSRATVSDEEVDRALSGSGTGSNVRVLLSEIIIPIRPGTEAQVQSLAERISRYRSTAEFSAAAREYSATATRGEGGRLPWQDLSALPPVLRPLVIGLSPGEVTAPIPIQGAVALFQMRQLEESGYAAPEIASVDYATYYMAGGRTPETLAKARVLASKVDRCDDLYAFAKGQPAEVLQRQSLPPSELPTDVAYELSKLDPGEISTALTRSNGQTLMVLMLCNRTPTVTADADRQQVTIGLRNQRLNQMSEAYLSQLRANAHIVEK from the coding sequence ATGCAAGTGATCCCCTCCCGTTTCCTCCGCGCCGTCGTCTGTGCCGCAGGCCTAGCGCTCGCCCCGGCAGCCCTGCTTGCGCAGGGGCTCTTCTCGCCTGCGATCCTTGTCGACGAGATGGTGATCACCAACTACGAGATCCAGCAGCGCGCGCGGATGATCGAAGTGCTGAATTCCGGCTCTGATCCGATGAAGCTCGCCCGTGAGCAGCTGGTGGACGACCGCCTGCGCCTGCAGGCCGCAAAGGATGCGGGCATCGATCCGTCGGCAGAGGAAGTCACCGACGGCATGGCGGAATTCGCGCAGCGCGGCAATCTCAGCCTCGAGCAGTTCGTCGGCGTGCTCGGCCAGAATGGCGTCGACGAGCAGACCTTCCGCGACTTCGTGACGGCCGGCCTCTCCTGGCGCCAGCTTGTCCAGGTCCGCTTCCAGTCCCGCGCCACCGTCAGCGACGAGGAGGTCGACCGAGCCCTCTCCGGCAGCGGCACCGGTTCCAACGTGCGCGTGCTGCTTTCCGAGATCATCATCCCGATCCGTCCGGGTACCGAAGCGCAGGTGCAGAGCCTCGCCGAGCGCATCTCGCGCTACCGCTCCACCGCCGAGTTCTCCGCCGCGGCGCGCGAGTATTCCGCCACCGCCACCCGCGGCGAGGGTGGCCGCCTGCCCTGGCAGGATCTCTCGGCGCTGCCGCCGGTGCTGCGGCCGCTGGTGATCGGTCTCTCGCCGGGCGAGGTCACCGCGCCGATCCCGATCCAGGGTGCCGTGGCGCTCTTCCAGATGCGCCAGCTCGAAGAGTCGGGCTACGCTGCACCCGAGATCGCCTCGGTCGATTATGCCACCTACTACATGGCCGGCGGCCGCACTCCCGAGACGCTGGCCAAGGCCCGCGTGCTGGCCAGCAAGGTCGACCGCTGCGACGATCTCTACGCCTTTGCCAAGGGCCAGCCCGCCGAGGTGCTGCAGCGCCAGTCGCTCCCCCCGTCCGAGCTGCCGACCGACGTCGCCTATGAGCTCTCGAAGCTCGACCCGGGCGAGATCTCGACCGCGCTCACCCGCTCGAACGGCCAGACGCTGATGGTGCTCATGCTGTGCAACCGCACCCCGACGGTCACCGCCGATGCCGATCGCCAGCAGGTGACCATCGGGCTGCGCAACCAGCGCCTCAACCAGATGTCCGAGGCCTACCTGTCGCAGCTGCGCGCCAACGCCCATATCGTGGAGAAATGA